In [Leptolyngbya] sp. PCC 7376, a genomic segment contains:
- a CDS encoding transposase family protein, whose amino-acid sequence MGESLLEALNRIEDPREASGRRYSLPLILLIIIMAGMRDEWGYRGIGRFIERHRRELIKTLQIPQARVPSYSTVRRMMMELDFEQVAKVFNQWARQHVRKGDVVAGDCKSLKNTVENSDKG is encoded by the coding sequence ATGGGCGAAAGTTTGCTGGAGGCATTGAATCGTATTGAAGACCCAAGAGAAGCATCAGGACGAAGATACTCACTGCCTCTAATCTTGTTAATTATCATCATGGCAGGTATGAGAGACGAGTGGGGATATCGAGGTATTGGACGCTTTATCGAACGACATCGTCGTGAACTGATTAAGACGCTGCAGATTCCTCAAGCCCGTGTGCCCTCCTATTCAACTGTTCGGCGAATGATGATGGAATTAGATTTTGAGCAGGTAGCCAAAGTATTTAATCAGTGGGCAAGGCAGCATGTAAGAAAAGGGGATGTAGTGGCAGGGGATTGTAAATCTCTTAAGAATACAGTGGAGAACTCTGACAAGGGGTAA
- a CDS encoding Tn3 family transposase has product MMPWSSLPLLLKQDTAEPEVILARFTRNHAKHPVYLALAELGRAVKTVFLCRYLHDERVRQEIQEGLNVVENWNSANDFIFYAKNGDLTASRVALQEISMLCLHLLQISLVYINTLLIQEVLSDPQWMQQMGVDELRALTPLIYSHVNPYGIFA; this is encoded by the coding sequence ATGATGCCATGGTCAAGTTTGCCACTGCTCTTAAAACAAGACACTGCCGAGCCAGAAGTGATTCTTGCTCGCTTTACGCGCAATCATGCCAAACACCCAGTTTATCTCGCTTTAGCTGAGCTGGGTAGAGCAGTGAAAACCGTCTTCTTGTGTCGGTATCTACATGATGAGCGAGTTAGGCAAGAGATTCAGGAAGGTTTGAATGTTGTTGAGAACTGGAACAGTGCCAATGATTTTATCTTCTATGCCAAAAATGGTGACCTCACCGCCAGCAGAGTCGCACTACAAGAGATCTCCATGCTCTGCCTACATCTGCTCCAGATCAGTTTAGTTTACATAAACACACTGCTGATTCAGGAGGTTCTCTCTGACCCGCAATGGATGCAACAAATGGGTGTGGATGAGCTAAGAGCATTAACACCGCTGATTTATTCTCATGTCAATCCCTATGGCATTTTCGCTTAG
- a CDS encoding IS1 family transposase (programmed frameshift) — MTIHCPQCNAQNIIKSGFAKNRQRFKCKQCNYQFTSFSKERGKPLWMKLEAVLMYMSGMSMNATAKILGVSAQSVLNWVRDFGEANYEKPTPESAVVVELDELWHFIQEKKNKLWVWKAYDRNTGRLIDWELGSRDSRTLGHLLERFSQWQITVYCTDNWKPYQQLLENHPDAFHVISKKETIAIERNNSDNRHWFARFHRRTKVVSKSRQMVDLTMALFAKFRVNGSINLLRNWRIALLN, encoded by the exons ATGACAATTCATTGTCCTCAATGTAACGCTCAAAACATCATCAAAAGTGGATTCGCTAAAAATCGTCAACGATTTAAGTGTAAGCAGTGCAATTATCAATTTACAAGCTTTTCTAAAGAGCGGGGCAAGCCTCTCTGGATGAAATTAGAAGCTGTATTGATGTATATGAGTGGTATGTCCATGAATGCGACAGCCAAGATTCTCGGTGTATCAGCTCAATCAGTGCTCAATTGGGTAAGAGATTTCGGTGAAGCCAATTATGAAAAGCCCACTCCTGAGTCTGCTGTCGTGGTGGAGCTAGATGAGCTATGGCATTTTATCCAAGAGA AAAAAAACAAACTTTGGGTCTGGAAAGCATATGACCGTAATACTGGGCGACTCATTGACTGGGAATTGGGAAGTCGTGATAGTCGAACTTTAGGTCATTTACTAGAGCGGTTCTCGCAATGGCAAATCACTGTCTATTGCACCGATAATTGGAAACCCTATCAACAGCTATTAGAGAATCACCCAGATGCTTTTCATGTCATTAGCAAGAAAGAGACAATAGCAATTGAGAGAAACAATTCAGATAATCGCCATTGGTTTGCTCGGTTTCATCGCAGGACGAAAGTTGTCTCAAAATCGAGACAGATGGTTGACTTGACTATGGCATTGTTTGCAAAATTCAGAGTCAATGGAAGCATTAATTTACTGCGCAACTGGCGTATAGCATTACTGAATTGA
- a CDS encoding YiaA/YiaB family inner membrane protein gives MATPKFQAPATHTSAWIAQTWLAFLLSLAATTIGIYLLPINGWVKGYLGMGYIFSISSTISMAKTTRDIEESKRIVSRVDEAKLEKLLAEYDPFTK, from the coding sequence ATGGCTACTCCTAAATTTCAAGCACCCGCAACCCACACCAGTGCATGGATTGCTCAAACTTGGCTCGCATTCTTGCTGTCCCTCGCGGCGACTACGATTGGCATTTATCTACTGCCAATTAATGGCTGGGTCAAAGGCTATCTCGGCATGGGCTATATTTTTTCGATTAGCTCGACCATTAGTATGGCGAAAACAACTCGTGATATTGAAGAATCTAAGCGGATTGTTAGCCGAGTAGATGAGGCAAAACTCGAAAAACTTTTAGCAGAATATGACCCATTCACTAAATAA
- a CDS encoding IS256 family transposase — protein MGESRGFVTTSTIWAFSFSFLIQNSRYLLSPLLQEVNCNTKAVMEEIKAWQHRPLEEIYPILWLDGMRIKIREEGRVTNHTLYLALGVKQSGHKEVLGMWLSSGGEGAKFWLSVLNEIHHRGVEHICIACVDGLKGFPAAIEAVFPKTRVQLCIVHLIRNSLKFVSWKDRKSVVSDLKPIYQAATVSEAESALTAFAERWDGIYPTISQIWLNHWDNIIPLFDYPAPIRRIIYTTNAIEAVNRSLRKVLKTKSMFPHADAALKLLYLALKHLMKRWTIPIPHWKRALSYFAIDNPEYFLH, from the coding sequence ATGGGAGAAAGCCGTGGATTCGTTACAACTTCCACGATATGGGCTTTCTCCTTTTCTTTCCTTATCCAGAACTCACGTTACCTACTCTCACCCCTTTTGCAAGAGGTCAACTGTAATACCAAGGCAGTGATGGAAGAAATCAAAGCATGGCAGCATCGTCCTCTGGAGGAGATATATCCAATCCTGTGGCTGGATGGCATGAGAATAAAAATCAGAGAGGAAGGACGGGTCACGAATCACACTCTGTACCTAGCACTGGGAGTGAAGCAGTCCGGTCACAAGGAGGTCTTAGGAATGTGGCTATCCTCGGGAGGAGAGGGGGCAAAATTTTGGTTATCAGTGCTGAATGAAATCCACCATCGGGGAGTCGAACATATCTGTATAGCTTGTGTGGATGGGTTGAAGGGATTTCCCGCTGCCATTGAAGCGGTGTTCCCAAAAACGAGAGTGCAATTATGTATCGTTCATCTGATACGAAATAGCCTGAAATTCGTTTCTTGGAAAGACCGTAAGTCCGTGGTGTCAGACCTCAAGCCTATTTACCAGGCCGCCACAGTTTCCGAGGCAGAATCCGCCTTAACTGCTTTTGCGGAGCGTTGGGACGGCATCTACCCCACTATTTCCCAAATATGGCTGAATCATTGGGACAACATCATTCCATTATTTGATTATCCAGCTCCCATCCGTCGCATCATTTACACCACCAATGCCATTGAGGCGGTCAATCGCTCTTTGCGCAAGGTGTTAAAAACCAAGAGCATGTTCCCCCATGCAGATGCTGCCCTGAAATTGCTGTATTTAGCCCTGAAGCATTTGATGAAGAGATGGACGATACCAATACCCCATTGGAAAAGAGCTTTGAGCTATTTTGCCATTGATAATCCAGAGTATTTTCTTCACTAA
- a CDS encoding IS5 family transposase gives MSESYPTNLSDDQWHLLKPLLPSVKSGGRPRSVDLRQVVNALLYILMGGIAWRSLPHDFPKWQTVYWYFAQWRDDGTLECINQTLYEYERTANHDRPPLLAMWWWILSRWIVPR, from the coding sequence ATGTCTGAATCATATCCAACAAATCTCAGTGATGACCAGTGGCATCTCCTAAAACCATTATTGCCATCAGTAAAGTCTGGAGGAAGACCTCGCTCCGTTGACTTGAGACAGGTGGTGAATGCCCTGCTGTATATCCTGATGGGAGGGATTGCCTGGCGTTCCTTGCCCCATGACTTTCCCAAATGGCAAACAGTCTATTGGTACTTTGCCCAATGGCGCGATGATGGCACCCTCGAATGTATCAATCAGACCCTCTACGAGTATGAGCGTACAGCTAATCATGACCGCCCTCCTCTCCTAGCTATGTGGTGGTGGATTCTCAGTCGGTGGATAGTGCCTCGATGA
- a CDS encoding DUF4158 domain-containing protein codes for MKRKWENQELVEHWTIDQDDRLLVLQKRGVNRLGFALLLKFFQWKGRFPEKQYEIPRMVRTFIAEQLSVDVEGYGQYDWKGRGIKRHRVEIRQRYSFRRTGKKELDNLRQWLIEEVVPRVINDRQLKASLYEELRSRKLEPPTYAQIERLINSAHHQFELQLCDSIMKQLPVKCRKGLDKLTGPQSDSWVLDPDKIPLNQLKEEVGRVGLNSLKAELSKLSTIEELVLPIELFKDLNNVSSG; via the coding sequence ATGAAACGAAAATGGGAAAATCAAGAGCTAGTTGAGCATTGGACAATTGACCAAGATGACCGACTCCTTGTCTTGCAAAAGCGTGGGGTTAATCGTCTAGGTTTTGCCCTCTTACTGAAATTTTTTCAGTGGAAAGGACGATTTCCGGAAAAGCAATATGAGATTCCTCGTATGGTTCGTACTTTTATTGCAGAGCAGCTGTCAGTAGATGTAGAAGGCTATGGCCAGTATGACTGGAAAGGAAGAGGCATCAAGCGCCACCGAGTCGAAATTCGCCAGCGATACAGCTTTCGGCGTACGGGCAAAAAAGAGCTTGATAATCTACGTCAGTGGCTAATTGAAGAGGTTGTGCCACGGGTAATTAATGATAGACAACTGAAGGCATCGCTCTATGAAGAGCTAAGAAGCCGCAAGCTGGAACCGCCGACCTATGCGCAAATCGAACGACTGATTAATTCAGCTCATCACCAGTTTGAGCTCCAGCTATGCGATTCGATAATGAAACAATTGCCAGTGAAATGCCGCAAAGGATTGGATAAACTCACTGGACCACAGTCAGATTCCTGGGTTTTAGACCCCGATAAAATTCCGCTGAACCAACTCAAGGAAGAGGTGGGGAGAGTAGGTCTCAACAGCTTGAAGGCAGAGTTATCAAAACTCTCAACAATCGAAGAGTTAGTGCTACCCATAGAGCTGTTCAAAGACCTAAATAACGTGAGTTCGGGATAA
- a CDS encoding PQQ-dependent sugar dehydrogenase: MGHYFSPVFAVLLISSLGSIAGCASQSFTTEAIALMSPDVETLPVEEVELEIIAEGLDHPWGMAWLPNGDILITERAGKLRIVREGVLEEKAIAGVTEVADITAQQVFASRQGGLLDIALHLRFEENQWIYFTYAHGTQDANRTRVARAKFDGEALSDWEVIFEVAQAKKGGQHFGSRLTWLPDETLLISIGDGGNPPLKVDGDLSRKQSQNLGSHLGKVLRIHDDGSIPDDNPFIDNPEAEPEVWSYGHRNIQGMVFDSYRQKVWATEHGSRGGDELNLVKADNNYGWPDVSFSAEYSTGQPVAPVNTREDITNPTRVWTPSIAPSGLAVYTGDRYLGWHGNLFAGGLVSKDIRRMQIEKDGAMVIESRIIIGQRVRDIRQAPDEHLYVLTDEDSGQLLKLNPQ, from the coding sequence ATGGGACATTATTTTTCGCCTGTCTTTGCGGTTTTACTCATTAGTAGCTTGGGATCAATAGCGGGTTGCGCATCCCAATCTTTCACCACTGAGGCGATCGCCCTGATGAGTCCAGACGTGGAAACGTTGCCTGTAGAGGAGGTCGAGCTAGAAATTATTGCAGAGGGATTAGATCATCCTTGGGGTATGGCATGGCTACCAAATGGCGATATTTTAATTACTGAGCGGGCTGGCAAACTCAGAATTGTTCGGGAGGGGGTGTTAGAGGAAAAGGCGATCGCTGGAGTTACGGAAGTCGCAGATATCACCGCCCAACAAGTTTTTGCATCGCGGCAGGGAGGATTGTTAGATATTGCCTTGCATCTCCGCTTTGAAGAAAACCAATGGATTTACTTCACCTATGCCCATGGCACCCAAGATGCCAATCGAACCCGTGTCGCTAGAGCAAAATTTGATGGTGAAGCATTAAGTGATTGGGAAGTTATTTTTGAAGTTGCTCAAGCAAAAAAAGGCGGTCAACATTTCGGCTCCCGCTTGACATGGCTTCCCGATGAAACCCTCCTCATTTCCATTGGTGATGGCGGTAATCCCCCGTTAAAAGTTGATGGCGATCTCAGCCGCAAACAATCCCAAAACCTCGGTAGTCATCTCGGCAAAGTTTTACGCATTCATGACGATGGCAGCATTCCTGACGACAACCCTTTTATCGATAATCCCGAAGCAGAACCAGAAGTTTGGAGCTATGGTCACCGCAATATTCAGGGCATGGTCTTTGATTCTTACCGACAAAAAGTTTGGGCTACAGAACATGGCTCACGTGGAGGTGACGAACTAAATTTAGTGAAGGCAGACAATAACTACGGTTGGCCGGATGTGTCTTTCAGTGCCGAATATTCCACAGGTCAGCCCGTTGCTCCGGTGAATACCCGTGAAGATATCACCAATCCCACTAGGGTTTGGACACCTTCTATTGCCCCATCTGGTCTCGCTGTTTATACGGGCGATCGCTACTTGGGTTGGCACGGCAATCTGTTTGCAGGCGGATTAGTTTCAAAAGATATTCGGCGAATGCAAATCGAAAAAGATGGAGCGATGGTCATCGAATCTCGCATTATTATTGGCCAGCGAGTCCGAGATATTCGCCAAGCTCCAGATGAACATCTTTATGTTTTGACGGATGAAGATTCAGGCCAACTTCTTAAACTCAATCCCCAATAA
- a CDS encoding ISAs1 family transposase, with the protein MHYPDNNSQDFVTAISLFCQQRKIALGIKMSRNKQESEISVIQQLLEELDLPPVTVTLDALHTQKNSSATRHHQHDYVITVKGNQKKLYQVLIDYCLEHEPLAKTESKDIDHGRQEKRWVEVWSLPTFFTTQWCDVQSVVRVTRWGCRQNKDYDNQMFYITSLSPQGQKLSRVIRQHWQIENNLHWVKDVIFQEDQAQQTRGNAPQNFAIFRSWVISLLRLHGYHSMTEAMAMISHKLPLLLSFCTS; encoded by the coding sequence TTGCATTACCCCGACAACAACAGTCAAGATTTTGTCACAGCAATATCCTTATTCTGTCAACAACGAAAAATAGCCTTGGGCATCAAGATGAGCCGAAATAAGCAAGAAAGTGAAATATCGGTGATTCAGCAGTTACTGGAAGAGTTGGATTTGCCTCCAGTGACTGTGACCTTAGATGCCTTACACACTCAAAAAAACAGTTCAGCTACCCGACATCATCAGCATGATTATGTGATTACAGTCAAAGGTAATCAGAAAAAGTTGTATCAAGTTCTTATTGACTATTGTCTGGAGCATGAACCACTCGCCAAAACTGAATCAAAGGATATTGATCATGGTCGTCAGGAGAAACGGTGGGTGGAAGTTTGGTCTCTACCGACATTTTTCACAACGCAATGGTGTGATGTCCAGTCTGTTGTGCGAGTAACTCGTTGGGGTTGCAGACAAAACAAAGACTATGACAATCAAATGTTCTACATCACATCACTATCACCCCAGGGGCAGAAGTTAAGCCGGGTGATTCGTCAACATTGGCAAATTGAGAACAACTTGCATTGGGTCAAGGATGTCATCTTCCAAGAAGACCAAGCACAACAGACACGAGGTAATGCTCCGCAGAATTTTGCTATCTTCCGTAGCTGGGTGATTTCGCTATTGCGATTACATGGTTATCACTCCATGACGGAAGCCATGGCGATGATTTCTCATAAACTACCTCTCTTACTGTCTTTTTGTACTTCTTAG
- a CDS encoding tetratricopeptide repeat protein, with protein sequence MTEKIYNIGNIETANFFGQSLDYQNLKQRIEKKQRDIEIFQKVGETERALEADGELQQLLKQLAQLKESVFKLYETFTKIEINTERLRQAKAYFEQGQFREADAILKAEEMNADLDQLLARQEQLQAEQAKIETSKEQIADEFLIKARLWATFYEKANWFGRVCEYFEGALRAKKTTESLFEYALFLQNHNQFKKALPLYEEALERYRQLAASNPQSYLPDVAMTLNNLANLHKALNEYETALGEYEEALEIYRQLAATNPQSYLPYVATTLNNLANLHKALNEYETALGEYEEALEIYRQLAATNPQSYLPYVATTLNNLAVLHSDRNEYETALGEYEEALEIRRQLAATNPQSYLPDVAMTLNNLAILHSDRNEYETALGEYEEALEIRRQLAATNPQSYLPYVATSLNNLAVLHKALNEYETALGEYEEALEIYRQLAATNPQSYLPDVAMTTINLSMFYQDNVPNRQKSIALAEECIEISKDFSFILIVQRYAAAAQQVLNIWEQK encoded by the coding sequence ATGACAGAGAAAATCTACAATATCGGCAATATCGAAACGGCGAATTTCTTCGGGCAGTCGCTGGATTATCAGAACCTCAAGCAACGCATTGAGAAGAAACAACGGGATATTGAAATTTTCCAGAAGGTTGGCGAGACAGAAAGGGCACTTGAAGCGGATGGGGAACTGCAACAACTTCTCAAACAACTGGCACAACTGAAAGAGTCGGTTTTTAAGTTATACGAAACCTTTACGAAAATAGAGATCAATACAGAGCGACTCCGACAGGCGAAGGCTTATTTTGAGCAGGGGCAATTTCGGGAGGCGGATGCGATCCTTAAAGCGGAGGAGATGAACGCCGATCTGGATCAACTGTTGGCACGGCAAGAACAGCTCCAGGCGGAACAAGCAAAGATTGAGACTAGTAAAGAGCAGATCGCCGATGAATTTCTGATTAAGGCACGGCTGTGGGCAACTTTCTATGAGAAAGCAAACTGGTTTGGACGGGTCTGTGAATATTTTGAGGGGGCACTGCGGGCAAAAAAAACGACAGAATCTTTGTTTGAATATGCGCTCTTTCTTCAGAATCATAATCAATTTAAAAAAGCACTACCTCTCTACGAAGAAGCCTTAGAGAGATATCGGCAATTAGCGGCGAGCAATCCCCAGTCCTATCTGCCCGATGTGGCGATGACCCTGAACAATTTGGCGAATTTGCACAAAGCATTGAACGAATATGAAACGGCATTAGGGGAGTACGAAGAAGCCTTAGAGATATATCGGCAATTAGCGGCAACGAATCCCCAGTCCTATCTGCCCTACGTTGCTACGACCCTGAACAATTTGGCGAATTTGCACAAAGCATTGAACGAATATGAAACGGCATTAGGGGAGTACGAAGAAGCCTTAGAGATATATCGGCAATTAGCGGCAACGAATCCCCAGTCCTATCTGCCCTACGTTGCTACGACCCTGAACAATTTGGCGGTTTTGCACAGTGATCGCAACGAATATGAAACGGCATTAGGGGAGTACGAAGAAGCCTTAGAGATAAGGAGGCAATTAGCGGCAACAAATCCCCAGTCCTATCTGCCCGATGTGGCGATGACCCTGAACAATTTGGCGATTTTGCACAGTGATCGCAACGAATATGAAACGGCATTAGGGGAGTACGAAGAAGCCTTAGAGATAAGGAGGCAATTAGCGGCAACGAATCCCCAGTCCTATCTGCCCTACGTTGCTACGAGCCTCAACAATTTGGCGGTTTTGCACAAAGCATTGAACGAATATGAAACGGCATTAGGGGAGTACGAAGAAGCCTTAGAGATATATCGGCAATTAGCGGCAACGAATCCCCAGTCCTATCTGCCCGATGTGGCGATGACCACAATTAATCTCAGTATGTTTTATCAGGATAATGTTCCCAATCGTCAAAAATCTATTGCCCTTGCTGAAGAATGCATTGAAATTAGTAAAGATTTTTCCTTTATTCTAATTGTTCAAAGATATGCTGCCGCTGCTCAACAGGTTCTCAACATTTGGGAGCAGAAGTAA
- the clpS gene encoding ATP-dependent Clp protease adapter ClpS — MSTGVIEKRSAATVRKPAPRYRVLLHNDDFNPMEHVVQTLIQTVAGLTQPQAVSIMMEAHTNGLALVITCVQEHAEFYCETLKSHGLSSTIEPDD, encoded by the coding sequence ATGTCTACAGGTGTGATCGAAAAGCGTTCTGCGGCCACAGTCCGTAAGCCAGCTCCCCGTTACCGCGTCCTACTCCACAACGACGACTTTAATCCTATGGAGCATGTCGTCCAAACCCTTATTCAGACTGTTGCGGGACTCACTCAGCCCCAAGCTGTGAGCATCATGATGGAAGCTCACACAAACGGCCTAGCCCTTGTCATCACATGTGTCCAAGAACATGCTGAATTTTATTGTGAAACCCTAAAAAGTCATGGCTTAAGCAGTACTATTGAGCCCGACGACTAA
- a CDS encoding 3'-5' exonuclease: MEIDQDYYLIIDLEATCCDDKSIPRHKMEIIEIGAVLLHSKTLEIESEYQTFVQPILNPTLTDFCKTLTSITQGDVNQAPHFPEAIQGLQKWLYPFRSYVFCSWGKYDKTQFERDCQRHNVDYPFPSKHINLKKSFSAIISSSKKFGMNGALEKLGLPLIGTHHRGIDDARNIARIVQALKSKTQES, from the coding sequence ATGGAAATAGACCAAGATTATTATCTGATTATTGATCTTGAGGCGACTTGCTGTGATGACAAGTCCATTCCGCGTCACAAGATGGAAATTATTGAGATTGGCGCAGTTTTACTCCACTCTAAAACACTTGAGATAGAGAGTGAATATCAAACTTTTGTGCAGCCTATTTTGAATCCGACTCTCACGGATTTTTGTAAGACTCTCACTTCTATTACTCAAGGAGACGTTAATCAAGCACCTCATTTTCCCGAGGCAATCCAAGGGTTACAGAAGTGGCTCTATCCCTTTAGAAGCTATGTGTTTTGCTCTTGGGGCAAGTACGATAAGACACAGTTTGAACGGGATTGTCAGCGCCATAATGTAGACTATCCTTTCCCGAGCAAGCATATCAATCTCAAGAAAAGCTTTTCTGCAATTATCAGTAGCTCTAAAAAGTTTGGCATGAATGGTGCACTTGAAAAGCTCGGGCTGCCGTTAATTGGTACTCACCACCGTGGTATTGATGATGCGAGAAATATTGCTCGGATTGTTCAAGCATTAAAGTCGAAAACTCAAGAATCATAG
- a CDS encoding IS1 family transposase (programmed frameshift): protein MLTCPQCQSPSTIKYGHTHSGKQRYRCHECGRQFVEHPAHPPIATDTRQLIDRLLLERLSLAGITRATGVSLRWLQYYVNAKLETVPHELPVTPKKRGQLTIEMDELWSFVGSKGEKAWIWLALDRDTREVVGYAIGDRSQKTAKQLWDSLPPVYRQCALVYTDYWDAYGCVLPSKRHRVVGKETGQTNHIERFNNTLRQRTSRLVRQALSFSKKWENHIGAVVYFLRHYNLSLQL, encoded by the exons GTGCTCACTTGCCCTCAATGTCAGTCTCCCAGCACCATTAAATATGGTCACACCCATTCGGGAAAGCAGCGCTATCGTTGCCATGAATGTGGTCGCCAGTTTGTGGAACATCCTGCCCACCCTCCCATTGCAACTGACACTCGTCAATTGATTGACCGTCTCCTATTAGAACGTCTCTCTCTCGCTGGTATCACTCGTGCCACAGGGGTCTCTCTGCGCTGGCTACAGTACTATGTCAATGCCAAATTAGAGACTGTGCCTCACGAGTTACCTGTGACTC CAAAAAAAAGAGGGCAACTGACCATCGAAATGGATGAATTGTGGTCTTTTGTCGGTAGTAAAGGTGAGAAAGCATGGATTTGGCTGGCTCTTGACCGAGACACCCGAGAGGTGGTGGGATATGCCATCGGAGACCGTAGTCAAAAGACTGCGAAACAATTATGGGATTCTCTGCCTCCTGTGTATCGTCAGTGTGCGCTGGTCTACACCGATTATTGGGATGCCTATGGCTGTGTCTTACCGAGTAAACGTCATCGAGTTGTGGGCAAGGAGACTGGACAAACAAATCATATTGAGAGATTCAACAACACTCTACGTCAGAGAACGTCCCGCTTAGTCCGTCAGGCACTTTCCTTCTCGAAGAAGTGGGAAAACCACATTGGAGCAGTGGTCTATTTTCTCAGACACTATAATCTCTCTCTTCAGTTATGA
- a CDS encoding transposase, protein MDSASMIHEHVGIDGNKRVKGRKRHIIGDSLGLLMVAVVTAANVSDTQGLRLLLERLRQNSFNFREFQVGNAIAKWGESFP, encoded by the coding sequence GTGGATAGTGCCTCGATGATTCATGAGCACGTTGGGATTGACGGCAATAAACGGGTAAAGGGGAGGAAACGACACATCATAGGAGATAGCCTTGGTCTTTTGATGGTTGCTGTTGTCACTGCCGCTAATGTTAGTGATACACAAGGATTACGACTGCTATTAGAGAGATTACGACAAAATTCATTCAATTTTCGAGAGTTTCAAGTAGGTAATGCTATAGCAAAATGGGGGGAGTCGTTTCCTTAA
- a CDS encoding alpha/beta fold hydrolase, whose product MTAVTETNLTTTENPPSQYWTWRGHKIHYVQAGAANGKPPLLLVHGFGASTDHWRKNITELQKDFSIWAIDMLGFGRSPKADTEYSGSLWRDQIHDFVTQVVGKPVVLAGNSLGGYASLCVAAQRPESAKGLILLNSAGPFSDPNKKERSPFQKALRKVLFSPVSTFMIFQYTKRRSTIRKTLEKVYVNQDAVTERLIDEIRRPSDDPGARKVFGAVFNTPEGAKVDHLLEQLERPLMMIWGEKDPWIKARERGAKFKQYRPELTEHYLNSGHCPHDDTPDEVNQIIRNWITQNFTS is encoded by the coding sequence ATGACTGCTGTTACTGAAACAAATCTTACGACTACGGAAAATCCTCCGAGTCAATACTGGACTTGGCGTGGACACAAAATTCACTATGTGCAGGCTGGAGCAGCAAATGGCAAGCCACCTCTATTGCTAGTGCATGGTTTTGGTGCGTCGACGGATCACTGGCGCAAAAATATTACAGAACTACAAAAAGATTTTTCAATTTGGGCGATTGATATGCTTGGTTTTGGGCGATCGCCAAAGGCAGACACAGAATATAGTGGCAGTTTATGGCGTGACCAAATCCATGATTTTGTCACTCAAGTGGTTGGTAAACCCGTAGTTCTCGCCGGAAACTCCCTTGGGGGTTACGCATCCCTTTGTGTGGCAGCGCAACGACCCGAATCCGCGAAGGGTTTGATTCTGCTCAACAGCGCTGGCCCTTTTAGTGACCCTAATAAAAAGGAGCGATCGCCGTTCCAGAAAGCATTACGCAAAGTGCTTTTTAGCCCCGTTTCGACCTTTATGATTTTTCAGTACACAAAGCGTCGCTCCACTATTCGCAAAACCCTTGAGAAAGTTTATGTAAACCAAGATGCGGTAACCGAAAGACTGATTGATGAAATCCGTCGCCCATCTGATGACCCCGGCGCAAGAAAAGTATTTGGGGCAGTTTTCAACACTCCTGAAGGCGCAAAGGTTGACCACCTTCTCGAACAATTGGAACGACCTCTGATGATGATTTGGGGTGAGAAAGATCCTTGGATTAAGGCCAGAGAACGTGGCGCAAAATTCAAACAATACCGACCCGAACTCACAGAACATTATTTAAACTCTGGACATTGTCCCCACGACGATACTCCCGACGAAGTAAACCAAATTATTCGTAATTGGATCACCCAAAACTTTACATCCTAG